Part of the Archocentrus centrarchus isolate MPI-CPG fArcCen1 chromosome 4, fArcCen1, whole genome shotgun sequence genome is shown below.
TTCGTCCTGTCTTTGTGTGAGGTTGCAGTCACAGTTTAGAGATAGACTCCACAGAGATGGCAGCTCTTGTTCAGCAGCTTATCAAAGAGCTACAGATGGCTCCATGCCTGAGTCAGACTGGCTGAGTTACTCCTGCAGGGAAGCAGAGGAAGGACAGCCAAAtatttgaagaagaagaagaagaagaaacagcctttattgtcccacagaggggaaatttgggtgtaacagcagccgcagttattataaatataagtaaaaatataataattcacactattaagaaaagaatataaatataaataaataaaaaaataaataaatatttgagctGGATTGTttgtccagtgtgtgtgtggaccaCTGACAAGACAAAACAGGCAGAACAAATGTGTCacaataaatgtgattttttttaaaaatatatatatctgagAAATATATATAGTGTGTTATATGTAGTAGTATATGTATAATaagattttgaatttaataTTGTGGTTAAATTCAGTGCTGCTttttgtgaagtgcagtttttgaTGTCTTCTAATGTTATTTATAGGAATACCCTTTATCTTTTTGTACCTCAACCCACAGCTATGACAACATTTAGATTTCCTGAATACTAAAAAGGcttgttaaaattttttttttttaaatttgcacaGCTCAAATAGTCTCAGTCAGAATTTAAGTGagcttgtttttctgtttagagCTAGAAAAAAAGTGAATAGCATGAGTTTTTAATGGTTCAGTAATTCAGAGATAAAGCAAGCATGATCACAcaaggggtggtggtggtggtggtgggggataACGTAAAAAGCAATTAATAAAGAACTAATTGTGTTTACTGAATCTTTCCATCTTTGCAGTTCTATTCAAAGAACAAAGGCTCTATTGCTACAACACTCCTGAAACCCAAACAGAAACAGGGAACCAAGTCAGCTGAGTTGGAGCTGTCAAAAAGTAAGCTTAACATGATTGTGTGCCtccaaagaaaaagaggagggcTTCTTTGTAGAGACAAGTCATGTATGTGAATTATTTATAGTATTGATAATGGAAATATGTGAATAGAAATGTTTGGGAAGTTAATGTCATTTATGTATCTGTCCTTTTCAGATGGATGGCTGCTGGACATTGCGAAGCTCACTTTGGGAGAGAATATCGGCGAAGGGGAGTTTGGTGGTGAGTTTTCGgttttcatttgtctttatAAAGCATCAGAAACAGCAAAGACTGCTGTTTGAGTCTGTTAAGGATGAGTAAACACTTTTTTTGATTGTCAACCCTCAGCTGTTTATGCAGGAGAGTACATGGGCCAGAGGGTGGCAGTGAAGATCATTAAATGTGATGTCACAGCTCAGGCATTCCTGCAGGAGACCACAGTTATGATGTGAGTCCCAAGataattttcttcattttgagTGTTGCTGCAAATTCTGACAATACtgctccccccccccaaaccccccccccccccccccccccccacttccaagttgtgttattttaaatgtaatgcaTCTGTATAAGCCTGCACTGGTATTTCTCATTATGCTGCTAAACCTGAATTGTTTTAACATGGATTCACTTCTTCCAGGAAGCTGCAGCATAAAAATCTGGTGCGGTTGTTGGGAGTCATCCTTCACAAAGGGCTTCACATTGTCACAGAGCTCATGACAAAGGTACAGCCAAGACACTTTATCActtgctgttatttttattaagaTACAATATGTATCATAAGATAAAATAACAGTAACATAGTGTAGATACAAATTTGTAATTGCAATTTATATAAGCACAGAAAAAATCtgtccaaagtgctgtacaaagcaaaaaaagttaataaaatactgtaaaattacaaattaatataaagaaaatcacttaagatatatataaataaaaaaatcacatagaAAACATGCCCAGAATACAAAATAAGACAACAACCAACAGTCACAGATACTGTCAATAGGTCTTTAACCTGGATCTAAAAATGGCAAGCATTTGTAATAGACACAGGAAGCTGGTTCTACAGACATAAAGTTTGAGACAACAACAGGGAACATGAAATAAGAGTTTATCACTAAATCTAAGAGATCTAGGGATGTGTGCAAAGGTGAATAAGAGAGGTAACAtaggtgtgtgtgggtggtgggGATTACTGAGAGCTTTAAAAATCATGAATAAAATCTTGAACCAAATTCAAAAAATggacaggaagccagtgaagtGATATGATCTCATTTCCTAGCACCAGTTAAAagtctagctgcagcattttgaactaaTTAGAGATGAGATAGCAACTGCTGAGGGAGACCAGCAGTGAATTACAAAAGTCAAGCCTAGATAAAGCAAAGACACGAACTacttgtaaataaatattgagcAATAATAAAGCTATACTCAGCAAGACTGTATAAAATATAGGAAGTAAAACCCTATTTCACTTTGTCTGgccaaaatacaaaatccaCAATATGTGTCTCTGGTGGGGAGCTGCAGTGTGCTTTTTCATGAACCATCTCAGTGATTAATATGTTGGCATTTCATTTTGAGGCCTTGTTACTGTAAATcagccattcccaaagtcaggagtgctgcggcccacctaaaaaccagaaaatcccatggtGCCCAGCCAATCTTAAATCTTCACTCctatcaaaatacaagagaaaatatttccttaaaaattttattcaaaaacataaaaagcacaggctgttggctataaattacTAATGCTACCCAgacatatgtaaagtgctaatgccaatatgtgacccacttgtCACTGGGATTCCAAACTAaaacctcctattaccagtttgaattcacttaaaatatatatatatatatataaataaatgtaactgTGCATACTTGTAATTTCaagctgaatttctgttattactgcagccCATCTGCAGTATCTTAGCAGCCCACCGGGGGGCCCCAGGCCACACTTTGGAAATCACTGCTGTATATAAAAAGCTGGGCTAAGCTGTTAAAGATAAATGTGCTGCAAAAAGCtttttcagcagcttcatcagcAGATAGTGaggaaagtatttttttaatataaaaatttgaTTCATTTGATTATAGTTAGTTTAAAAAGATCTGACAGTAAAATGTCTTGCTGACATTTTGAATTGCTAAAATGGAGCCTTAGAATGAATCTTTCTCCAATAATGAATGGGTATATTTGGATATATGGTTATAATATGAACTTAAATGCTTTGTTTAGCttgattttttggggggggggggggggggggttacacaGTGAATGTCataatttgtttgtgtgttgcaggGAAACCTTGTTAACTTTCTCAGGACAAGAGGGCGGTCAGTTGTAAACTCTGTTCAACTGCTTCGCTTTGCCCTGTGAGTCTGAATGTCAAAAATGACTTTTGATTAAGAGAATCTATAGAGTGTTCACATTAGTACATTGGTTTTTATTGGTGGACAGAATCTAAATCAGTCTACTTTACAGTGTATGTTTAatagtgtgtttttaattgcatttttctgTATGTGCATCTTTGTGGTTAGTGACGTGTGTGAAGGGATGGAGTACCTGGAGTCAAAGAAGCTGGTTCATAGAGATTTGGCAGCTCGTAATGTCCTAGTTTCTGATGACAATGTGGCCAAGGTGAGCGACTTCGGCCTAACCAAAATGGATTCCAAGGTGCCAGATAAAGCCAAACTGCCGGTGAAATGGACGGCACCTGAAGCTCTGAAGAAAGAGGTCAGTTTAAGGAACCACTACGCCCGtcctttaactgttttttttttttttttttgtatttatatcaGGAGCCTATAAACATATTGACATCCTATATTAAGTCACCGATTGCTCGTGATTTTTAGTATTTAATGGTCAGCTAAATGCTCCAAAATGTTGTCTAATTTGTTTTGAAGGTCTGATTTAGTAATCAGTGAATCATAGTAATCTAATCAAAGTGCAGAGAGGTTTCACCAAAGTCTGCAAAGCCTGTCAGTCACCcaagagaggggaaaaatatTTAGCAAGCATCTCCTATTAAAAAGCGATTTCACATTTTGCACATATTTGTCCTCATCCTGCAGAAATTCTCCACAAAGTCGGATGTTTGGAGTTATGGCGTTCTTCTGTGGGAGATCTTCTCATACGGCCGGCAGCCTTACCCCAAGATGGTATGTAGCACCAGTGCAGGGTACTAtcagtgtatatgtgtgtgggtcAGTAGCCAAAGAGATGCTTTATAGATATGTCCTAATTCGCTTTTACACTGTGCACATAAAGTGATCTACACAGTGACTGGACaacaagtcaaaaaaaaaatctttgttctCGGCTAGTTTACTTGCTGAACTTTTGTAGCAGAGGAAGCTGCTCCTTTCCTGTATTGTAAAGAGCAAACAGACTGTGAAAGGGAGGAACCTGCACTGCTTAAACACAGCCCTATTTATCACACTAATCCCTGTCAGGTAATATTTGATCCTCGACCTCTAAGGTGATTTGCATCTTGGCAGTTCAGTGAGGAAGGCAGGATCAGTAGGCTCAGGCAGCATTAAATGAAGGAACAGAGAGTACTCCATGGCCTCAGCTTCTCTTTTTCACTGCACTTCAGGTGGTGTCTTTTTAAATGCGTACGATTACCTACCAATTACACCTTGTTTAACATATACACGGCTTGATTGTTTAACTAAGTTTGTTTTCACCTCAGTTAAACACTGCATCTAATTACTTAACTGTTGGCAAACCGCAAACtgacaatgagaaaaaaagccgtgcacatgtctgtgtttgtgtacactACGTAGGGGACAAAAATCTGCTTACATGACACTCTGTGGTGACCAGCCTCCACTGTAAGGATGGGGTTTTTATAGCAGAGAGTAAAAGATTACATTTAAGGCTTGTTTACACTCAGGGTAGGTTAGGTTTAGGTTCAAGTTAGTAGTAGTCATGGTTATGGTCATAGTAAGTCTCCAGGAAAGTAAGtcaataaaatgtctttaaaaacgAGGGAACCACAACTGTATGTGTTATGATAGCTATCATTTATTGTTTGTTGTATGTAACTGTTAATTGTTGTACTCTAACATTATGTATTGTCAGTCtgtaataatactaataataataataataatgcaggtCTTTGGAACAATAGTTTGGGGTTTGAATCCCAATCAGGGTATGCTTCCAGTAAGGCTCCTCAGGCTAGACCTCCTGGGAACAATAGTGAGCAGTATAGACATTATGAGCCAGCCCTCATAGAAGAGAGAAGTGTAACTGAACTAGATGATGCCAGCTAACAGATGCATTCACTGGCCTGTTTCCATCCAGGCTTTTATCCACTTAAtgaatttgtcatgaaataacaagTGAAGAAGCCTCAATCTGGCTTTGAAACTGCTTGTTAGTGAACTCTCCAGTTACTTCTGAGCCATTGAAAATGGGGCATAAAAAAGTAATATAAAAGTCATTGTAATTCCTAAACCATTAATGGAAATTTTTAGTTAAACCCCTTgaactaaaactgaaagtctgcacttcagtcacatcttgattgtttcatttttaagccACTGTGGTGGTAGaagtgtacagaggcaaactacaaaaaaaaaaaaaaaagtctttctccaccaaattatggacctaaaaggggggaaaaaaaagtagttttatattatatatagtgTAGCAGATGCCTTTGGTCCCTACGGGTTGTCTTCAGTAATGAAAGACAGGAAGTCCACACAATGGGCCTTTCATTTACACTgttgacacacacactgtacattCCACCGTGTGCTTGCAGGCTTTGCCAAGCATGCAAAGCTCTCACCAGCAGTAAACAGTAACTCAAGCTACTTTCAGTGTCTCTCAGCTGTTGACTTCTCCTCGGAAGAAGGAGAAGCATGTGGTTGTTAGTCCCCTCTGACCTGCACAGAGAAGGGTAATTGGCTGATGCACTTCAGGTGTGCCACTTACCTCAGCTGGCACTACTCCCTAAATCCTTCTGCACCTAACCTCTACAGCTGAGCCTCAAACCCACACTCCACCCCCCACTCTGTCAGCAGCACAGTGTCTGTCCTAGAgtgtattttacttttaaataataTCGGCATTTAAAAATGTGGGAAAACAAGGGATAAAATTGCTTTGCAGTCCCACATAAAGTGAGACAAGCTAGCAGTATGGAAATAGCATTTTACTCTTTAAGTCAGTCAAACtgtagtttttcttctttgtatCCATTCTCCATAATATCTCAGATTCTGAGCGCAATGTTGAAccagtgaaaagaaaaacttgaaTGCTTGACTTTTGCAGTGAGGGGATCTGGTGGCTCTTTAGTCTGTTCTTCCACTGAGCACTTTGTACTGCAAGCAATACAAAAGTTGCCCTGAAAAATCACCTTTATCctgtgatgaaacatttctgtcGTGATAGGAGTGTTCTCTTTCAATAAGGTCCCCATCCAAAACATACAAAGAGTTGCTGAAtggtctgatgtttttttgtttgtttgtttgtttgtttgtttgtttgtttgtttgtttgtttgttttggtggtgTCCCATCCTTCAGGAGAGATACAGAGGCTTGTAGGAACAATGCCCTGGCATACTGAAGCTGTTATGTGGACACATGGTGACCCGACACCACACTAAGGCACTTAATATAGAGCTTGTGATCCATCTGTAGCATTTTATGTTATTCAGTATAGAAACTTATGAGCCAAAATAATCAATGCTTCCCAGCATTGTTTATGTTCAGCCAGTTACCCCTCAGCCTGAAAGGCTGACTGGGTCACCCCCCTGCTACATAATAGAGGAAATGTATCAttgacctttttttaaatgtattttttattaatttttgaaatttgaaattttgacatttatggtttatttatttggccTTGTATGTAAACATGGCCTTAAGCGTTCTGTCaatattgctgcagtttgtagTCAAATGATGATGAGGTTAGAAGGACTAACTCAAACAGTGCATAGATTTaagtgtttaattttatttgttgttgttgccaaATACAAATAAGGAGAGTTGATGTGTTTGAATAGACCTTTGACCAATAACAGGCAGTGAAGTATCATCACAATTAGTCAGTCACTCTAGTAAGtcagctttcatttttatttccatggCAAATAACATATAAAAGCTAACATGTTATTGAGTTGAGTAGAATATTAGTCAGTAACCCCATGCTCATAAAGGAATGTCCAACTATAGTTTTTAACAtgagtattctcagtggttcatatttattatggttttagcatttcttattcctggttcttaattagccatttgcttttggatcacagtgaataaagtcactatggttcatatgcaccccattaagatctactgaggcCTGTAATTATGCGTTCTAGAAGTTGTACTTTTGGGGGAACTGTACCACCTAAAGAtcctactgccaggaggctgaggggcagCACTGGTGGTCAccagtatttatttaattttaatctgcagcaatgaattttaaaaacctATTTAACTCACCTATTAGTCTGCTCAGATTATCAATTTCTTTATCAATCATTTTCCCATTGCTCCTCTGCTTCAGTCTCTGCAGGATGTGAAGGAGAAAGTAGAGGAAGGCTATCGCATGGAAGCTCCAGAGGACTGTCCCCCAAGTGTTTACTCACTAATGACGGTTTGCTGGGAGCAGGAGCCTCGGAAAAGACCTGGCTTTCACAAGCTGAGGGAGAAACTTGAACGAGAGATGGGAAAACTCAGCCCGGGCCATGGATCAAAGTCTCTTGATCAGAGCGGATCTTGATCCTAAATTACCACTCTGCAGGACAGGAAACACAGTACCAGCTGGACCATTACTACTCAAATTGTGACCCCTCTTTTCTGTTGGAGATACAAGACTTTCCTGAAGGAATAGACAAGGAACTCTGGTGATGAATGTATGTAATGCAAGTGAGAATATGGCTGGTGCCACGAATACACCAAACTTCACTTTTTTGGGTCTCTGTGTCCTAATACATCTGAAAAAGTACTGGGTAAAGTGCTATGAAACAttatacaaacatttgtgttcCACAGAGGATGAGTGACCTCAGTGATCCCTTAACTTTGCCTGTCACCCCAGCAGAAACACATTTGTGGTTTTGAGTAAATTGTCACAACAGCTGTTTGATAGATCACAATGATTTTTATGTTCCTCTCAGGATGGATTGTAATCATTTTGGTAAACCCTTAAAGCAACACTATACTTTTGCAGAGCAGTAGCAACAGGAGCCTTTGTGGCTGTGAGTGGTACTTGCAGGTTCCAGGGGCATTAATTTCTCCTGGGTTCTGAGTTTAATCAGGAAATGGTTGGATGGGCAAAATTGATCTTGTTTCTGATTTTTGGTAATCAGATTAATTCACCAGCTCATTCAGTGGAAGTTGCTGCACATGTGGGCTATAATAACATCAGTCATGAGTAGAGTACAGGTTTCATGTTCAGTCATGACTGAGATTTAGCATTCCTGAGTTACTCCTTTACCCGTCTGGCTACTTCATGGCCAACTCCAAGTTCCAAGAGGGTTTTGGGAGAATATGTTGGTTCCTTAGGAACAGGTACTTTGAGTCCACATTAAACAGATTTCACTGACCACTGTGAACGAGGACATCAGCTTTCAGGTTACATGTCCAATGGGGCACAAGCAGGTGACAAAAATCTGTGCAGGGAAGAGACTGACTCTAAAGTACCTGTAAGGGGCTTGTTccccatataaaaaaaaaaacatctagcCAGACTGGAAGTTTGGTACAGTAGGACAAGGGGGTAACTTGAATCAAAGAAGGAGCCAAGTATAtcaagtgttttttgtttttttttaatgggtacCTTTGGAGATTTTTGAGAAATTATACAAATTATACTGTATTAAGTAACTAAATAGCTTTGGGGTAGTTGAGGAGTAGACAAACAGTGTAATAACACTAGGTTGGGGTGCAGGCTGTTATATGCTTCAATTATTGTTACAGGTGAATATAGCTTTCAAATGGAGCCGTTTTGGCCGGCTCTCCTATTCAGATGCAGTTTAAGatggtttttcttcagtcttaacatgtttattttacattgaAAAGGTAAGGGTAACAGAAGAATTCCAAAAGTCAAATTGAACAACAAgagcaggaatgtcttaaaaaaacaaaaagcaaaactgtaACTTAGCCTTCAGGTTTATCCCCTCTAACTGAAAGGGCATGCCAAAGCTCCTCTCTTTGGAACCTATCTCCACCTGTAAACGCAGCTCAAGCATACTACCCATAGTGTAGATACTGCTAaaggactgaaaacattttcaagTGCATATGTTTATGACAAAGTCTATTTATTGCAGTGCACATATCACCTGTTTCACACCCTGTGATTGtcctctgcttttatttaaactgaaaaaaaaaaaaaaaaaagatttcttggTATTACTAAAGCAAATCTTACAGGAAAATGAAGCCTCTTTTTGGACTGTTGCTGTGTCACATGACCGAATTAAAGATGTCATTTGATTTAAGTCTTGGTAAGCCTGGTATTGTCCCAAGAGACAAACCACAAATTGAGGCTTGATCCTAGGTCTCTTGTTATCCTTGTTATCCTACGCGATTTGTTCAATCTGCTCTGTGTAACGGGATGAGCAGCAATTTTCTGCGAAAGGATTTAGAAATGAAGtgaatgttaaaaaagaaaataaagtaaaaatttgCTTCCTTTGCTGAGGATGAGTTATACATTAATCAGTgaaggttgtttttgttttgtttttttgttttgttttaaaaaatatagttGTTTTTCTGCCCTTGTGCATGTGCAGGTGTGACAAAGTTTTCATCCAGGTACCCATATGTCGTTGGGTGAGCTGATACGTTTTTCTCAGAGAACCTAATGCTTTCTAAGGTGCACGTTCTACTAACACTTAGCCAACAGCTAATCTGCTGAAACAGACTTGATACGGCTTTCAGCTGTTCCACGATAGGCAGTGGTAGGCACACGATACGATGCAGtcccatgtttttgtttctaacTCTAACCCTTGCACATCACTGTGAGACTGAAGTGTTGCCTTTCAGCTTTGCAGAGTAtgttttttatatgta
Proteins encoded:
- the matk gene encoding megakaryocyte-associated tyrosine-protein kinase, with the protein product MAKMGWAAGTQCVAKGDHKKPKPGELLYHKGDILTIVDTSMKKGYYKARHNTTGEEGFINATSVREREALRVNPSLSLMPWFHGKISGPEAVSKLQPAEDGLFLVRESIRHPGDYVLCVSVSGEVIHYRVIYQDNKLTIDKIQYFYNLIDMIEFYSKNKGSIATTLLKPKQKQGTKSAELELSKNGWLLDIAKLTLGENIGEGEFGAVYAGEYMGQRVAVKIIKCDVTAQAFLQETTVMMKLQHKNLVRLLGVILHKGLHIVTELMTKGNLVNFLRTRGRSVVNSVQLLRFALDVCEGMEYLESKKLVHRDLAARNVLVSDDNVAKVSDFGLTKMDSKVPDKAKLPVKWTAPEALKKEKFSTKSDVWSYGVLLWEIFSYGRQPYPKMSLQDVKEKVEEGYRMEAPEDCPPSVYSLMTVCWEQEPRKRPGFHKLREKLEREMGKLSPGHGSKSLDQSGS